A window of Ardenticatena maritima contains these coding sequences:
- a CDS encoding FHA domain-containing protein → MTTEYAMLILLKESVGTAPRDRWYLDKPEMLIGRAPTADIHLPNRQVSRRHALIRHTETGFVIEDLGSKNRTFVNGDVLDAPRLLRDGDIVQIGLAYRFSFVDREGTIPVHIEMTDERRLRIDPERRDVWVAGRLVEPPLSPQQFQLLYTLYEAGGRTLSRDEIIAAVWGEEALEGVTEQALDALIRRLRRRLAEYAPNHEFIVTVRGHGFRYEGD, encoded by the coding sequence ATGACGACTGAATACGCCATGTTGATTTTGCTAAAAGAGAGCGTCGGTACAGCGCCGCGCGATCGTTGGTATCTCGACAAGCCGGAGATGCTGATTGGACGCGCGCCAACGGCGGATATTCATCTCCCCAACCGGCAGGTTTCGCGCCGACACGCTCTCATTCGGCATACAGAGACGGGCTTCGTCATTGAAGACTTGGGGAGCAAGAACCGCACGTTTGTCAATGGCGATGTGTTGGATGCGCCGCGCCTCTTGCGCGACGGCGATATTGTGCAAATTGGGCTGGCGTATCGTTTTTCGTTCGTTGACCGGGAAGGCACCATTCCCGTCCATATCGAGATGACCGACGAGCGCCGCCTGCGCATTGACCCCGAACGGCGCGATGTGTGGGTGGCTGGGCGTCTGGTGGAACCGCCGCTCAGCCCGCAACAGTTCCAGTTGCTTTACACGCTTTATGAAGCGGGGGGGCGCACCTTGTCGCGCGATGAGATTATCGCCGCGGTGTGGGGGGAAGAAGCCCTTGAAGGCGTGACCGAGCAGGCGCTGGATGCGCTGATTCGCCGTCTGCGGCGTCGGCTGGCGGAGTACGCCCCCAACCATGAGTTCATTGTCACGGTGCGCGGGCACGGCTTTCGCTATGAAGGCGATTGA
- the obgE gene encoding GTPase ObgE, whose amino-acid sequence MNQGGFFDEARIYVEGGKGGDGVVAFRREKFVPKGGPAGGSGGRGGHVYLRVDPQKSTLLSLHQQTHYRAGRGQHGSGNNKTGASGEDVYIDVPPGTVVRDAETGEILGDLTEPGQTLLVARGGRGGRGNAAFKSSTNQAPRIAEKGEPGEARWLILELKLLADVGLVGKPNAGKSTLLSVISRARPKIADYPFTTLEPNLGVVDLGVEYEPFVVADIPGLIEGAHEGRGLGDQFLRHIERTRLLVHLLDGLSPDPLADFDAINEELAAYDERLAARPQIVVFTKMDIPDVREIWPLVREEIEARGYPVRAISAATGEGVRDLLYLIAQRLESLPKPEPAEAPVKVYRPLEEDETRFHIWRDEDGTWVVEGRELERIVSMTNFDLYEAVARFQRQLQARGVQEALEAAGIQPGDTVRIGEVEFEWYA is encoded by the coding sequence ATGAACCAGGGTGGATTTTTTGACGAAGCACGTATCTACGTAGAAGGCGGCAAAGGCGGCGACGGCGTCGTCGCCTTTCGGCGTGAAAAGTTTGTGCCCAAGGGCGGTCCCGCCGGTGGGAGCGGGGGACGCGGCGGGCATGTCTATCTGCGCGTTGACCCGCAAAAAAGCACCTTGCTCTCCCTGCACCAACAAACCCACTACCGCGCGGGGCGCGGACAGCATGGAAGCGGCAACAACAAAACCGGCGCATCCGGCGAAGACGTGTACATTGACGTGCCGCCGGGGACGGTCGTCCGCGACGCCGAGACGGGCGAAATCCTGGGGGATCTCACCGAACCGGGGCAAACCTTGCTCGTCGCGCGTGGCGGGCGTGGCGGGCGCGGTAATGCCGCGTTCAAAAGCAGCACCAACCAGGCGCCGCGCATTGCCGAAAAAGGCGAACCGGGGGAAGCCCGCTGGCTCATCCTCGAACTGAAACTGCTCGCCGACGTGGGGCTGGTGGGTAAACCCAACGCCGGCAAAAGCACCTTGCTCAGCGTCATCAGCCGCGCACGCCCCAAAATCGCCGACTACCCCTTCACCACCCTGGAACCCAACCTCGGCGTTGTGGATTTGGGCGTCGAGTACGAGCCTTTTGTCGTCGCCGACATTCCGGGGCTGATTGAAGGGGCGCACGAGGGGCGCGGGTTGGGCGACCAATTCTTGCGCCACATCGAACGCACACGCCTGCTGGTGCACCTGCTCGATGGGCTGTCGCCCGATCCCCTCGCCGATTTTGACGCCATCAACGAAGAATTAGCCGCCTACGATGAACGGCTGGCGGCGCGTCCGCAAATTGTGGTCTTCACCAAAATGGACATTCCCGACGTGCGCGAGATTTGGCCGCTGGTGCGGGAAGAAATCGAAGCGCGAGGCTACCCCGTGCGCGCCATCTCCGCCGCCACGGGCGAAGGCGTGCGCGACCTGCTCTACCTGATAGCGCAGCGCCTGGAATCCTTGCCCAAGCCCGAACCAGCCGAAGCGCCCGTCAAAGTCTATCGCCCGCTGGAAGAAGACGAAACGCGCTTCCACATCTGGCGCGATGAAGACGGCACATGGGTGGTTGAAGGGCGCGAACTCGAACGCATTGTCAGCATGACCAATTTCGACCTGTACGAAGCGGTCGCGCGCTTCCAGCGCCAGTTGCAAGCGCGGGGCGTGCAAGAAGCCTTGGAAGCCGCCGGCATTCAACCGGGAGACACGGTACGCATCGGAGAGGTGGAGTTTGAATGGTACGCATAG
- a CDS encoding DUF2339 domain-containing protein: MPTPTREEVQAVLQRLDALEAELRALRRQVEAWGETTEAEEPPPATPEAAVPETAPTAPQQPFAFDPQAWLARLGVLLIFLGVGFFFVYAVQQGWLMPVVRILLGLAAGFILLALGWIRAPRHPSTAAVLAGGGLALWYLSWFAAHALYDLVPFAVAFGAATLTTALAYGLAWLRFHPAIAALGVIGGLLTPVVLSSQGGSFLALNAYVLLVLAGGAGVYVRSGSLTVLLAMWSAGWGLYAWQVDTVGAFPAAVITQRLIVQVALTAFVLQLWWLPLWRLARTPARWLAQLAAIVGATFAPILWSVHTFILWDMPDRPAGSVLLGVALTCALLAWGLRNDANRPYAATAHGATALLTSIPAWPLLLNGASYLETVLTIAYTLQAAALHIVAWRRRSTTAALGAHLMTLITGIIVWVRFFETTLPPFGAEVWASLLFIAMLIAAAQWRGRTEMRRAYEIAAHIFALGWLAREAALLEWGMGGVSFLWALVGVIEYVTALARGHRWLYRYGFALLILVGLKLLILDTQTVALLWRAVLFMVLGGVYVALGVLGQRWLVRETPEPDLQKS, from the coding sequence ATGCCCACACCAACCCGCGAAGAGGTGCAAGCCGTTCTGCAACGCCTCGACGCGCTGGAAGCCGAACTGCGCGCATTGCGGCGGCAGGTCGAAGCGTGGGGTGAAACCACCGAAGCGGAAGAACCACCGCCCGCCACACCAGAAGCCGCCGTACCAGAAACCGCCCCGACCGCGCCGCAACAGCCCTTCGCATTCGACCCCCAAGCCTGGCTGGCGCGGCTGGGCGTTTTGCTGATCTTCCTGGGTGTGGGCTTCTTCTTTGTCTATGCCGTCCAGCAAGGCTGGCTCATGCCGGTCGTGCGCATTCTGCTGGGGTTGGCGGCGGGGTTCATTTTGCTGGCGCTGGGCTGGATACGTGCACCGCGCCATCCGTCCACCGCCGCCGTGCTTGCCGGGGGCGGGCTGGCGCTCTGGTATCTTTCGTGGTTCGCCGCCCACGCCCTGTACGACCTCGTTCCCTTCGCCGTCGCTTTTGGCGCGGCAACGCTCACCACGGCGCTCGCCTACGGTCTGGCGTGGCTGCGCTTCCACCCCGCGATTGCCGCCCTGGGCGTCATCGGCGGTCTGCTGACGCCGGTGGTGCTTTCATCGCAAGGCGGCTCGTTCCTGGCGCTCAACGCCTACGTCCTGCTGGTGCTAGCCGGCGGTGCGGGCGTGTACGTCCGCTCCGGGAGTCTCACCGTCTTGCTCGCCATGTGGTCGGCGGGCTGGGGGCTGTACGCCTGGCAGGTGGACACTGTGGGCGCGTTTCCCGCCGCCGTCATCACGCAGCGGCTCATCGTCCAGGTGGCGCTGACCGCTTTTGTGCTGCAACTCTGGTGGCTCCCACTTTGGCGGCTGGCGCGCACCCCCGCGCGGTGGTTGGCGCAACTCGCCGCGATCGTCGGCGCGACGTTCGCGCCGATTCTTTGGAGCGTGCACACTTTCATCCTGTGGGACATGCCCGACCGACCGGCGGGGAGCGTCCTTTTGGGCGTTGCGCTCACATGCGCGTTGCTGGCGTGGGGGTTGCGCAACGACGCCAACCGCCCCTACGCCGCCACGGCACACGGCGCCACCGCGCTTCTCACCTCAATTCCCGCCTGGCCGCTCCTGCTCAACGGTGCTTCCTACCTGGAAACTGTCCTGACCATCGCCTACACGCTGCAAGCCGCCGCCCTGCACATCGTGGCATGGCGACGCCGCTCCACCACCGCCGCGCTGGGCGCACACCTGATGACGCTCATCACCGGTATCATCGTGTGGGTGCGCTTTTTCGAGACCACGCTCCCGCCGTTTGGCGCAGAAGTCTGGGCAAGCCTGCTCTTCATTGCCATGTTGATAGCCGCTGCGCAATGGCGTGGGCGCACCGAAATGCGCCGCGCCTACGAAATCGCCGCCCACATCTTTGCCCTGGGCTGGCTTGCCCGCGAAGCCGCCTTGCTGGAATGGGGCATGGGTGGCGTCTCGTTCCTCTGGGCGCTCGTGGGCGTCATCGAATACGTCACGGCGCTTGCCCGTGGGCATCGCTGGCTCTACCGCTACGGCTTCGCCCTGCTCATCCTCGTCGGGCTGAAACTGCTCATCCTCGACACCCAAACAGTCGCCCTGCTCTGGCGGGCGGTCTTGTTCATGGTGCTCGGCGGCGTCTATGTCGCCCTTGGGGTATTGGGGCAACGCTGGCTGGTGCGCGAAACACCAGAACCCGACCTGCAAAAAAGTTGA
- a CDS encoding MBL fold metallo-hydrolase, whose product MMYLYVLGSGSSYNPVGRETTMLAVAVGDDVSLVDCGGNALAAFIRMGGDPAQVVRLFLTHNHPDHVVGFPLLIQQLWLAGRRTPLPVYAPSETVATARRLMDTFDTSGWEGLFAIEWHTIPLEPWTPVCASSAVRVLAAPAEHSRPTVALRFESAHGVLVYSSDTAPSPHIVELARGADLLVHEATGPYEGHSTVKDAAIVARDAGVPRVVLVHLPYDEEEAARLAAEAEAQIGVHIVPASDAMRYGL is encoded by the coding sequence ATGATGTACCTCTACGTGCTGGGAAGCGGCTCATCTTACAACCCTGTGGGGCGTGAAACGACCATGCTTGCCGTCGCCGTGGGCGATGATGTCTCGCTGGTGGATTGCGGCGGGAATGCGCTCGCCGCGTTCATCCGCATGGGGGGCGACCCCGCGCAGGTGGTGCGCCTTTTCCTCACCCACAACCACCCCGACCATGTTGTCGGGTTTCCGCTCCTCATTCAGCAGTTGTGGTTGGCGGGGCGTCGAACGCCGTTGCCTGTCTATGCGCCGTCTGAAACGGTGGCAACGGCGCGGCGTCTGATGGACACGTTCGATACCAGCGGTTGGGAAGGCTTGTTTGCCATTGAATGGCACACCATCCCGCTGGAACCCTGGACGCCTGTTTGCGCCTCATCCGCTGTGCGTGTTCTGGCAGCGCCCGCAGAACACAGTCGCCCCACAGTGGCGCTCCGCTTTGAAAGCGCGCATGGCGTGCTCGTGTATAGCAGCGATACAGCGCCTTCCCCGCATATCGTCGAACTGGCGCGTGGGGCTGACCTGCTTGTCCACGAAGCCACCGGTCCTTACGAAGGGCATAGCACCGTCAAAGATGCCGCTATCGTCGCCCGTGATGCCGGCGTGCCGCGTGTTGTGCTTGTTCACCTGCCCTATGACGAAGAAGAGGCTGCCAGACTCGCCGCCGAAGCCGAAGCGCAGATTGGCGTTCACATTGTGCCCGCGAGTGATGCCATGCGCTACGGGCTGTGA
- a CDS encoding ACT domain-containing protein, which translates to MLTLSLLPHVLGVCRLDAESAIPAWATQDAFFSITRTADELSIVCPAALIPAGVTAETGWRCLKVHGPLDFSLVGVLRSIAEPLAQAGISIFAISTYDTDYVLVQADALPRAIEALRRAGHRVNEAGARSEET; encoded by the coding sequence ATGCTGACACTTTCTCTCCTTCCTCACGTTTTGGGTGTTTGCCGCCTTGATGCTGAGAGCGCCATACCCGCTTGGGCAACCCAAGACGCTTTTTTCTCCATCACCCGTACAGCCGATGAACTCTCCATCGTTTGCCCGGCGGCGCTCATTCCCGCAGGGGTAACGGCGGAAACAGGTTGGCGGTGCCTCAAAGTGCATGGTCCGCTGGATTTCAGCCTTGTGGGTGTCTTGCGTTCGATTGCCGAACCGCTTGCCCAAGCCGGTATCAGTATCTTTGCCATTTCCACCTACGACACGGATTATGTGTTGGTGCAAGCAGATGCGCTTCCCCGCGCCATTGAAGCGCTGCGGCGGGCGGGGCACCGTGTGAACGAGGCGGGCGCGCGCAGCGAGGAGACGTAG
- a CDS encoding glycoside hydrolase family 3 N-terminal domain-containing protein, with protein MKPKRRCIANLMRLTTWYFVLVVCVYALVRAAPATAQDPVEAILASMSIEQRVGQLFLVTFPGRDVGEESIAARLIRDLHVGGVVLRASNDNYPRDATAPAEIASLTTALQSLAFETSRQENQPFVPLFIGMEYWPLPSRPADGMPPEGFTDVPSPMAIGATWNPTNAEIVGTIVGRELHAVGVNMVLDPGLDVLTTPQYGLPSNLDAAAFGGDPYWVGQMGRAFTRGVHAGSSGRLLVIAKHFPGLGSSDRRPEEEIATVQKSLDDLQRVELQPYFTVTRADENDPDGVVDGLQTAHIRYRGWQVNIRQLTRPISLDAQNLPTILALSPLDAWRANGLLVSDALGVPAVRRFYEDQIGTFLPRQVAQEAFIAGHDVLFVADFGQPGDWESHYANIETTITWFAERYRTDPAFAERVDASLRRILRAKLNMSGGLFTLNQVVPVPLESRDDAPLRASMPEVVRIAEEATTLLYPDWQDLAARLPGPPLLDETIVVFSDAHLVRDCLTCEPRPFIAPRAFEDALLQLYGPNASQQLRDENIISLTLADLNAYLDARQTGEGLESEPVATVAQAVNSADWVIFLIDRIDPITNPGSDALPRFLNEAGDQLLQKRVIVFALGAPYYLDATDISKLTAYFALYTPSRTFITAAARLLFGEYTPKGAPPVSVPGIGYDLLRALEPDPNQLINLRLVGVISTAGDNGAATPTPLPTITPEGGATLVPPLVRFGDSIIVRTGPILDHNGNPVPDGTPVTFILSYPNEGIELPRHERITRNGIAETVVMLERPGLLVIRAEAPPARRSTSLLLTIQDEEAPAVIATEIPPTPTPLPTATPLPTQTPSVTPEPMPTPTPVPASPWPVTHIPPGALTWRTFFIALVIVVAGGALLAFSQEGWTPAMRMRQFLLAFSLGLGAYAVYVAMWGVGVLPTSWGASQGALVCAIAGMLLSLVVTMRQERLP; from the coding sequence ATGAAGCCGAAACGACGCTGCATAGCCAACCTGATGCGACTGACAACATGGTACTTTGTTTTGGTGGTGTGTGTGTACGCACTGGTGCGTGCCGCACCTGCCACTGCTCAGGATCCGGTTGAAGCGATTTTGGCTTCGATGTCAATTGAACAGCGTGTAGGGCAACTCTTTTTGGTGACATTCCCCGGACGTGATGTAGGTGAAGAGAGTATCGCCGCCCGCCTGATTCGCGACCTGCATGTGGGCGGCGTGGTGTTGCGTGCGTCCAACGACAACTACCCGCGCGATGCGACTGCACCCGCCGAAATTGCTTCCCTCACCACCGCCTTGCAATCCCTGGCGTTTGAGACGAGCCGCCAGGAAAACCAGCCGTTCGTGCCGCTCTTCATCGGTATGGAATATTGGCCGCTGCCCTCACGCCCCGCCGATGGCATGCCACCCGAAGGGTTTACCGATGTGCCCAGCCCTATGGCGATTGGCGCAACGTGGAACCCGACCAATGCTGAAATCGTGGGCACGATTGTGGGGCGCGAATTGCACGCCGTCGGCGTCAACATGGTGCTGGACCCCGGGCTGGATGTGTTGACGACACCGCAATACGGTTTGCCCAGCAACCTTGACGCCGCGGCTTTTGGGGGCGACCCCTACTGGGTGGGGCAAATGGGACGCGCTTTCACCCGCGGCGTGCATGCGGGAAGTAGCGGGCGCTTGCTGGTTATTGCCAAACACTTCCCCGGCTTGGGGTCGAGTGACCGCCGCCCCGAAGAAGAGATTGCCACCGTTCAAAAATCGCTTGATGATTTACAGCGTGTGGAACTGCAACCCTACTTCACCGTGACGCGCGCGGATGAAAACGACCCCGATGGTGTGGTGGATGGGTTGCAAACCGCGCATATTCGCTATCGCGGCTGGCAAGTCAACATTCGCCAGTTGACGCGCCCCATCAGCCTGGACGCGCAGAACTTGCCCACGATTCTCGCCCTTTCGCCTCTGGACGCCTGGCGTGCCAATGGTTTGCTCGTGAGTGATGCGCTGGGTGTGCCCGCCGTGCGGCGCTTCTACGAAGACCAGATTGGCACCTTTTTGCCCCGCCAGGTGGCGCAGGAAGCCTTCATCGCCGGGCATGATGTGCTTTTTGTTGCCGATTTTGGACAGCCGGGCGACTGGGAAAGCCACTACGCCAACATTGAAACCACCATCACCTGGTTTGCTGAACGCTATCGGACCGACCCCGCCTTTGCCGAGCGTGTGGACGCCTCTCTGCGGCGCATTTTGCGCGCTAAACTGAACATGAGCGGCGGACTCTTTACCTTAAACCAGGTGGTGCCTGTGCCGCTGGAAAGCCGCGATGACGCCCCCTTGCGCGCTTCCATGCCTGAAGTGGTGCGTATCGCCGAAGAAGCCACGACACTGCTCTACCCCGACTGGCAAGACCTGGCGGCGCGCTTGCCTGGTCCCCCCTTGCTGGACGAAACTATCGTTGTTTTCAGTGATGCGCACCTGGTGCGCGACTGTCTCACGTGTGAACCGCGCCCGTTCATTGCGCCGCGGGCGTTCGAGGATGCCTTGCTGCAACTGTATGGTCCCAACGCCAGCCAACAATTGCGCGATGAGAACATTATCAGCCTCACCCTGGCTGACCTGAACGCCTACCTTGATGCTCGCCAGACGGGTGAAGGGCTTGAAAGCGAACCGGTTGCCACAGTGGCGCAGGCGGTCAATTCCGCCGATTGGGTGATTTTCCTCATTGACCGCATTGACCCCATCACCAATCCGGGAAGCGACGCCTTGCCCCGTTTTTTGAATGAAGCCGGCGACCAACTGCTCCAAAAGCGCGTGATTGTCTTTGCTTTGGGCGCGCCCTACTACCTCGACGCGACCGATATTAGCAAACTCACCGCCTACTTTGCGCTCTACACACCATCGCGCACCTTCATCACCGCTGCGGCGCGCCTGCTGTTTGGCGAATACACGCCCAAGGGCGCGCCGCCGGTGAGCGTGCCGGGGATTGGTTACGATTTGTTGCGCGCGCTGGAACCCGACCCCAACCAACTCATCAATCTGCGGCTGGTTGGCGTCATCTCCACAGCGGGCGATAACGGCGCGGCGACGCCCACCCCCTTGCCCACCATCACCCCCGAAGGTGGGGCGACGCTGGTGCCGCCGTTGGTGCGTTTTGGCGACTCCATCATCGTGCGCACCGGTCCCATCCTCGACCACAACGGCAACCCCGTGCCGGACGGCACGCCGGTGACGTTTATCCTGAGTTATCCCAACGAAGGCATTGAGTTGCCGCGCCATGAGCGCATCACACGCAATGGTATTGCCGAAACCGTGGTGATGCTTGAACGCCCCGGCTTGCTGGTCATTCGCGCCGAAGCGCCACCAGCGCGGCGGAGCACCAGCCTGTTGCTCACCATTCAGGATGAAGAAGCGCCCGCCGTGATTGCAACAGAAATCCCGCCCACACCGACGCCTTTGCCCACAGCAACGCCGTTGCCGACGCAAACCCCGTCCGTCACACCCGAACCGATGCCGACGCCCACACCGGTCCCCGCGTCTCCGTGGCCGGTGACGCACATTCCGCCGGGCGCGCTCACGTGGCGCACCTTCTTCATCGCGTTGGTGATTGTTGTGGCGGGGGGCGCGTTGCTGGCGTTTTCGCAAGAAGGCTGGACGCCGGCGATGCGGATGCGGCAATTCTTGCTGGCGTTTAGCCTGGGGCTGGGGGCGTATGCGGTGTACGTGGCGATGTGGGGCGTTGGCGTGTTGCCCACTTCGTGGGGGGCGTCGCAAGGGGCGCTTGTGTGCGCCATTGCGGGGATGTTGCTTTCGCTTGTGGTCACAATGCGGCAAGAACGCTTGCCTTAG
- a CDS encoding serine/threonine-protein kinase, translated as MSQLLAPNTILRERYKIIDLIGQGGMGAVYLAEDLRLPGRRTAIKEIALEKVAMGDETLMQQAREQFQREASILAQLDHPSLPKVSDYFEANGHDYLVMDYVPGDDLRVVLERARAEGRFLRERDVLRWVDEIADALIYLHSLPQPVLHRDIKPSNIKLTPSGRIKLVDFGLVKLLALDDTATVTVIQGRGTVAYTPIEQYGGDTGHTDVRSDIYALGATLYHLLTGHLPADAKQRFLKAEALTPPRELNPNISRQVERAILWAMELHPANRPPDVATFVAALHGRIAPPTHDRGEAAPLALGELLAEQAPLAALAGATFLLALWLTALAAG; from the coding sequence GTGAGCCAATTGCTTGCACCCAACACTATTTTACGCGAACGCTACAAAATCATTGATTTGATTGGGCAAGGCGGCATGGGCGCCGTCTATCTGGCGGAGGATTTGCGCTTGCCCGGACGGCGCACCGCCATCAAAGAAATCGCCCTGGAAAAAGTCGCCATGGGCGATGAAACGCTCATGCAACAAGCCCGCGAGCAATTCCAGCGCGAAGCCAGCATCCTCGCTCAACTCGACCACCCGTCCTTGCCCAAAGTGTCGGATTACTTTGAAGCCAACGGGCACGATTACCTGGTCATGGACTATGTGCCCGGTGATGATTTGCGGGTTGTGCTGGAACGCGCCCGCGCCGAAGGGCGCTTTCTGCGCGAACGGGACGTTTTGCGCTGGGTGGATGAAATCGCCGACGCGCTCATCTACCTGCATTCGCTCCCGCAACCGGTGCTCCACCGTGACATCAAACCGAGCAATATCAAATTGACGCCATCCGGGCGTATCAAACTGGTTGACTTTGGGCTTGTTAAACTGCTGGCGCTGGACGACACCGCCACCGTCACAGTCATCCAAGGGCGCGGCACTGTTGCGTACACGCCCATCGAGCAATACGGCGGCGACACCGGGCATACCGACGTCCGTTCGGACATCTACGCCCTGGGCGCGACGCTCTACCACCTGCTCACCGGGCATCTGCCGGCGGACGCCAAGCAACGCTTCCTGAAAGCCGAAGCCCTTACCCCCCCACGCGAACTCAACCCCAACATTTCGCGCCAGGTGGAACGCGCCATCTTGTGGGCGATGGAACTTCACCCCGCCAACCGCCCCCCCGACGTCGCCACTTTCGTCGCGGCGCTTCACGGGCGCATCGCGCCCCCAACGCATGACCGTGGAGAAGCCGCACCGCTGGCGCTGGGCGAATTGCTTGCCGAGCAAGCACCACTGGCGGCGCTCGCCGGCGCGACGTTCTTGCTGGCGCTCTGGCTGACGGCGCTCGCCGCCGGCTAA
- the nadD gene encoding nicotinate-nucleotide adenylyltransferase, with amino-acid sequence MVRIASRVGIFGGTFDPPHLGHLIVAELARDALQLDTVYFMPAGKPPHKYRSAPSAGRHRVAMLERAIADNPAFDILTIEVESERISYTADTLETLRRTMFTHGETLYFIMGGDSLAYFHTWRDPQRILRQAHLAVIARPGWTIDLETLETHLPEARGRVEIVNAPLIEISSSDIRRRVREGRTIRYFVPDSVAEYIYTHHLYVNVPTTEYV; translated from the coding sequence ATGGTACGCATAGCGAGCCGCGTGGGGATTTTTGGCGGCACGTTCGACCCGCCCCATCTTGGGCATCTCATTGTCGCCGAACTCGCCCGCGACGCCCTGCAACTTGACACGGTTTACTTCATGCCGGCGGGCAAACCGCCCCACAAATACCGTTCAGCGCCCTCGGCGGGGCGGCATCGCGTGGCCATGCTGGAACGCGCAATCGCCGACAATCCCGCGTTTGACATTCTCACCATCGAAGTCGAAAGCGAGCGCATCAGTTACACCGCCGACACGTTGGAAACCCTGCGGCGCACCATGTTCACCCATGGCGAAACGCTCTACTTCATCATGGGCGGCGATTCGCTCGCCTACTTTCACACCTGGCGCGACCCACAGCGCATTTTGCGCCAGGCGCATCTGGCGGTCATCGCACGTCCGGGCTGGACGATTGACCTGGAAACGCTGGAAACCCACTTGCCGGAAGCACGCGGGCGTGTGGAGATTGTGAACGCGCCGCTCATCGAAATCAGCAGTAGCGATATTCGCCGGCGCGTCCGCGAGGGGCGCACCATTCGCTACTTCGTTCCCGACAGCGTCGCCGAGTACATTTACACGCACCACTTGTACGTCAACGTGCCCACCACCGAATACGTCTGA